In Pleuronectes platessa chromosome 4, fPlePla1.1, whole genome shotgun sequence, the following proteins share a genomic window:
- the mtx3 gene encoding metaxin-3 isoform X1, whose protein sequence is MAAAMELRCWGGDWGLPSVHSESLIVLAYSKFAGAKVTVSPIDWTWKTLTATVPELLCGDAAVQEPSQILNFLRKQRYNADYELTARQGADTMAYIALLEEKLRPALLHTFWVDAENYANLTRPWFASHSPFPLNFLVPCRHANTALSRILLTKGEAPLHRITEVEGKIYSDAKECLNLLSYRLGTANYFFGNSPTSLDAYVFGFVAPLIKANLPSSPLQSHLKQLDNLMSFCDTILAVYFSSDHPCPPPPVQETMDANLQKLTQLVNKESNLIEKMDDNLRSSPQHKPHRPDPKPSLLSEKNSSPA, encoded by the exons ATGGCGGCTGCCATGGAGCTGAGATGCTGGGGAGGAGACTGGGGTTTACCTTCTGTCCACTCCGAGTCCCTCATAGTTCTG gcATACTCAAAGTTTGCTGGGGCAAAAGTCACAGTTTCTCCTATAGACTGGACATGGAAGACTCTAACAG CAACAGTCCCAGAGCTGCTGTGTGGAGACGCTGCAGTTCAAGAACCATCACAGATACTCAACTTCCTGAGGAAACAG AGGTATAACGCAGACTATGAGCTGACAGCCAGACAGGGAGCAGACACCATGGCTTACATCGCCCTGCTCGAAGAGAAACTGCGACCAGCTCTG CTGCACACGTTCTGGGTGGATGCAGAAAACTACGCCAATCTGACACGGCCATGGTTTGCTTCACATTCGCCGTTCCCACTTAACTTTCTGGTCCCCTGTCGCCATGCCAACACCGCTCTCTCCCGCATCCTTCTAACCAAAGGAGAGGCGCCTCTACACAGAATCACTGAGGTGGAGGGGAAG ATCTACAGTGATGCTAAAGAGTGCCTGAATCTCCTCTCGTACAGACTGGGGACAGCGAACTACTTCTTCGGCAACTC GCCGACCAGTCTGGATGCCTACGTATTTGGTTTCGTGGCCCCCCTCATCAAAGCCAATCTTCCCAGCAGCCCTTTGCAGAGCCACCTCAAACAGCTGGATAACCTCATGAGCTTCTGTGACACCATCCTCGCGGTGTACTTCAGCTCGGACCACCCTT GTCCTCCCCCGCCAGTTCAGGAAACAATGGATGCAAACCTGCAGAAACTAACTCAGCTTGTAAACAAAGAGTCCAACTTAATAGAAAAG ATGGATGATAATCTTCGCAGCAGCCCTCAGCACAAACCGCACAGACCAGACCCCAAACCCAGTCTGCTCAGCGAGAAGAACTCCTCCCCTGCCTGA
- the mtx3 gene encoding metaxin-3 isoform X2, translating to MAAAMELRCWGGDWGLPSVHSESLIVLAYSKFAGAKVTVSPIDWTWKTLTATVPELLCGDAAVQEPSQILNFLRKQRYNADYELTARQGADTMAYIALLEEKLRPALLHTFWVDAENYANLTRPWFASHSPFPLNFLVPCRHANTALSRILLTKGEAPLHRITEVEGKIYSDAKECLNLLSYRLGTANYFFGNSPTSLDAYVFGFVAPLIKANLPSSPLQSHLKQLDNLMSFCDTILAVYFSSDHPYG from the exons ATGGCGGCTGCCATGGAGCTGAGATGCTGGGGAGGAGACTGGGGTTTACCTTCTGTCCACTCCGAGTCCCTCATAGTTCTG gcATACTCAAAGTTTGCTGGGGCAAAAGTCACAGTTTCTCCTATAGACTGGACATGGAAGACTCTAACAG CAACAGTCCCAGAGCTGCTGTGTGGAGACGCTGCAGTTCAAGAACCATCACAGATACTCAACTTCCTGAGGAAACAG AGGTATAACGCAGACTATGAGCTGACAGCCAGACAGGGAGCAGACACCATGGCTTACATCGCCCTGCTCGAAGAGAAACTGCGACCAGCTCTG CTGCACACGTTCTGGGTGGATGCAGAAAACTACGCCAATCTGACACGGCCATGGTTTGCTTCACATTCGCCGTTCCCACTTAACTTTCTGGTCCCCTGTCGCCATGCCAACACCGCTCTCTCCCGCATCCTTCTAACCAAAGGAGAGGCGCCTCTACACAGAATCACTGAGGTGGAGGGGAAG ATCTACAGTGATGCTAAAGAGTGCCTGAATCTCCTCTCGTACAGACTGGGGACAGCGAACTACTTCTTCGGCAACTC GCCGACCAGTCTGGATGCCTACGTATTTGGTTTCGTGGCCCCCCTCATCAAAGCCAATCTTCCCAGCAGCCCTTTGCAGAGCCACCTCAAACAGCTGGATAACCTCATGAGCTTCTGTGACACCATCCTCGCGGTGTACTTCAGCTCGGACCACCCTT ATGGATGA